The following coding sequences are from one Rhinoraja longicauda isolate Sanriku21f chromosome 7, sRhiLon1.1, whole genome shotgun sequence window:
- the LOC144595612 gene encoding uncharacterized protein LOC144595612, with product MERGGEEGAGDVRLQEVDPAEEQRDELPGRLEEEEEEGEPSWARQPRRPSAKRETTSRGLCQRSAIAGEPAAPPAAGDGGAHPCPDCPLSFPTPSRLLVHRATHSGDRPFLCDVCQEAFAEPSRLASHRRGHAGDRPYQCPQCPRRFAYDSSLAMHRRAHDGETPYRCSACAESFPTSSKLLQHRQQSHRPAQTPSSSSTTPPPRCPEVSASLARHRCPKSARRSYQCPVCNRQFAQSSDAVKHGRTHTGERPFSCPLCPLSFTQLSTLLNHQRIHLGHKPHRCHVCQRSFTQLSTLLNHRRTHTGEKPYHCPTCHKAFAQSSSLLNHKRTHTLHTPLHWPEGEGERDGDREEETERDGPC from the coding sequence atggagaggggaggagaggagggggccgGAGATGTGCGTCTCCAGGAGGTTGACCCAGCGGAGGAGCAGAGAGATGAGCTGCCGGGGAgattggaggaggaggaggaggaaggagagcCGTCCTGGGCACGGCAGCCCAGACGCCCATCGGCAAAGAGAGAAACGACCTCTAGGGGGTTGTGCCAGCGCTCGGCGATCGCCGGTGAACCAGCGGCCCCTCCTGCGGCCGGTGATGGAGGTGCCCACCCTTGCCCCGACTGCCCGTTGTCCTTCCCCACACCGTCCCGCCTCCTGGTGCACCGCGCCACCCATTCTGGTGACCGCCCGTTCCTCTGTGACGTGTGCCAGGAGGCGTTTGCCGAGCCGTCTCGCCTGGCATCTCACCGCCGCGGCCACGCTGGCGACCGACCATATCAGTGCCCGCAGTGCCCGCGGCGTTTCGCCTACGATTCCTCCCTCGCCATGCACAGACGGGCGCACGACGGGGAAACACCGTACCGATGCTCTGCGTGTGCCGAATCCTTCCCCACCTCGTCCAAATTGCTGCAACATCGCCAGCAATCTCACCGCCCGGCGCAAACaccctcctcttcctccaccaCGCCACCACCCCGATGCCCAGAGGTTTCTGCCAGCCTCGCCAGGCATCGCTGCCCAAAATCGGCACGTCGGTCCTACCAGTGCCCAGTGTGTAACCGGCAGTTTGCCCAGTCGTCGGATGCAGTGAAACACGGGCGCACGCACACTGGGGAACGGCCCTTCTCCTGCCCGCTGTGCCCGCTGTCCTTTACACAGTTGTCCACCCTCCTCAACCACCAGCGCATCCACCTTGGACACAAGCCTCACCGCTGCCACGTCTGCCAGCGGTCCTTCACACAGTTATCCACCCTCCTCAACCACCGCCGGACCCACACTGGGGAGAAGCCCTACCATTGCCCaacttgccacaaagccttcgcaCAGTCATCCAGCCTCCTCAACCACAAACGcacccacaccctccacacacctcTCCACTggccagagggagagggggagagggatggagacagGGAGGAAGAGACGGAGAGAGATGGACCATGCTGA